ATGGTATACCTGGAATCTTAAATTAGTATTGTGTATCCTGTATCCATGGTGAGCGCCTAAATGAGCAAACCAATCCATTTTGAGGCGCGTAGCAGATATACGGCGTATTCCTGTTTTAATTAGAGGTAAAATTAGCAGCATGTTCAGTTACACCGAAAACTAGCTGAAGTTGATTGACCTCGGGATGAAACGAAACGATGTGATCAAGTACACGCATTGTCTTATTATAATTTCTGAGTAGCTGTCAGGCGATCTTTAATGTTCTGCTCTATAATCCAATTGACTCCACCATTCATCGCATCTCCGTAAGCCATCACTGAACTATGTACACAATATTGGCGGGCATCTTTTCCAGCATCTTATCATGCTCCTCTCTCCAGCCCCCATCCGTCGTATACGCCAATCCAACTCTCCGAAAGACCAATTCCGAAGGATCTCTATGCGATAAATCCGGATCGTAGCCCTCAGTATTTGCCTTGTGCCCCACAGGCTCCAGTACCAAGGCGGCAAATACGACCTTTTCCTTTACAGTGGCCTTGATAGGCAGGCGCTTAAAACTTGCCATCGGCAGACAGTAAAACGATTCAGTGATGACGGTTTTCGTACTGTCTGGGTAAAAGACAAGTTGCGGCATCTTGTTGACCGCAGATTCATTGCTCTCGCCCTCATCCTTGGGGGGTGTGACAATAAGTCTTGTTTGGCGAATCTGTCTTCCGACGGCGCTCTCTTGAAGAATCTCGGCCGACATGGCTCCCAAGAAGTAAGTGTACTCTGGATACTCGGTATCTTGAATGGTAAAGAGATGCGGCGCCGCAGTAACCTCCGTCTTCCAAAGAGGACCAGCGAGAATGATTGCAGATGGAGGCACCTCTGTATACATGTCATCCATCACCCAATTTCGCGGCTGATCGTGATCGTCTGGCAGTTTAGGAACATTCATAGCGCCTCCTATTGATGCCACCAGAGTATACTGATTGATCACTTCATCGTCATGAAACGGGTAGACGATTTCGCATTCGGGGTATGCCCAGCTCCATGATATAGGGACCGCGGGTTCGGGAAgatcctctctctctgcatcTTTAAAATAGGCGAGCCTCCATAACAGATCCAGAGCTGTTTCTGCTTGAGGTTCCCAGTCTGCGGCCTCTTCACTTCCTTGCAGTTCATCATATTCATTGTACCAAATGCCAGCGAAGTACTTCTTACCGCCCAATCTTGCATTAAAGTTCTTTGCAAGACCTGCTATGGCAAAGAGGGTATCGCTGCGGTATGTGTAGTCAAGTCGCGAATATTCCTCAACAACGAGTCTCCAGGCTTTTCGAAGTTGTTTGTGAGAGGGATTGTTGCCGAGCGTGCGCTGCATATCTCTTCTGCTACTTGCCGAATGCAGTGGAATGTGAATGTCATCCTCCCATTCTTTCATGAGTTTATCACTTTGTGTTTCGAGTTCCTCGAGGCCACATTCGCATTTGTGGTGGCTTGCACATTGCCATGAAAGCTCATCGGGCCCAAAAATGAGAAGGCGGCGCGACAAAAGGCGTTCTTGAAATACCCATGCTCTCTTCCAGACTGGAATATCATCACCCTTGACCATGAATGTGGGATGATAGATGGTGTGTCGATAGTGCAATTCGTGATCCTTACCTTCTGCGTCTTGGATAGAGACAGACGACTTTGAGCCCCGCCTAGCAGTAGAGTCTTGGAACAATCTTTTCTCAGTGTGAAGTCCATGGCTCTCTACTAGGGTGATAGAGGAGTTGGAATATATGTCGCTCATTTTGAGAGAATGTTTCTTCCAATCGCTCTTGGAGTCTTGTATAATGCACAAGCTGTCGATCCATATATAGCGTATCTCCTCCCCGTATTGGTCTTGGTGCCATTTTGAGAATTTTCTCAGAAATGTTATAGAGTCTTGATAAGTAGGCGAGAGGTAGTCCCACGGTACTTCGTTGTACAGTGATTCGACGTTTTGCTTCGTGGCTTGAGATGTTTCCTTCCCCCACCGATGGCTTAAGCAGGCGTATCTAGCCTTTTTGCCGTTCGTTTGAATCAACTTGACACCGGACGCAGTGTCTTCAGCGGCGATGTCGAGAACTCGGTCAGGCATCTCTAAGATCTCTCCCGCCAAGCAATCTTCATGGGTGTCGTTGCATTCACGGAACCAATTCGTAGCCTTTTGAAAAGCTTCATCAGATGCGGTATTTCCGGATGGCACTGTTCGCTCAAATACTGTTAGTCCACGATCTGGAAACCAGGGCTGTCTCCAAGGTGACGGGATATCTGCGAACATATTGGTAAGCTATCCGCTTTTGAAGCATTCGTCATTTCCAGCTTCATACCTGTTTTGAGAAAGCTCTCTACACCCCACGCATGCGCTGGTAGCTCGCCAGCACCCAAGTGACCAATTCGAAGACACTGAGAAGCCGAACTTCCTCCTGTAGTTACGAATCCCAGTTCGCGCATCAACTCCTGCCGCTGCGCATATCCCGGGCTAGTTTCCATCATATAGTCGTGGAGGCCACGCCTCAAGGTCACACAAGGTGCAACCTGGTCTCCAGTATTGCGATGTGAAGGACAAGGTTGCTCAAGCCAGTATTTGAATGGAATAGACTTGTTCTTGATGAGCTCCGCTTTGACAAAGGATTGTGCCTCTTCATGTCCACCCTCCTGGAAATTTGGCTCTTGGCCCTCGAGAAGGTCGTATACTCTAGCATCGACTATGTCGTTATCAATCGGCATCGTATAAATTGCCTCGATTTTATTCTCATATTTATGTTTCATAGTCTCGGAGTTGGTGAGCAAATTCATTGAAGATCGTATTTTACTCCTCATCGAGCTGTTCTGAGGTGCTTCTGGAGTTGTCGGCTTAGGAGGGCTCCCCGGTATAGCTTTGGcgttgccattgtcactATGCTCGCTTTTGGGACTGGATGGCCTCGACTTGGCAGTTTCTGAAGCATCATCTTCCACGCTACCACGGAATGCAGTTTGCGAAAAGCCAAAGTCGAAACAGATTGGGCATACCAGATCAACTTGTTTCGATCGGGTTGCAGAGGTTGTGAGAAGCCGGCGAGCGCCATGTTGGAGGCCAAATCGTAGCATATTGAATTGAGTTGAAAGGACTATTTACTGAGTGGCCAACAGTAAAAGATGATGTTGCCtggtttttattatttacaaTCCAATTACTGTAGGACCATTCGGGCTGACTGCAGCTCTGCCTCGCCCCGCTTCCTTCTTACCGATCCCTGACACTTGAGATTTAGCGTCATGAGTCTAGACACATGAGACTGAAGACATCTCGGACATGCTCATCGAATCATTAATTTTATAACAAAGCTAAATATCGGATCAGCTATTCGTAGGATAAGTTTAAGGAATGTAGAAAGTATACTCTATGTTCCAATTTCTTCGTGGTGGGCGGGCTACACTCCGTATGAATTGCCATGGTGTGTAGAGTCCTTAGAATGAGGCTGTGTATCTAGGTTGCAACTTTCTTCTGCCTTGAGGCCTGTCTTATTATATTGAAAGAATAAGACTAGAGTAGCTTTTCTCCAGGTAATGTGGATAGTATTAAGCCACTCGTTGAATTTACACGCGAAGTAGTATCTATTTGCAATGAAGCATCATTTTGGAAGTTTTCTCTGCTTACCCTATTAGGATCGTGTATGACGTCGCATAACATTGAACGATAGATAGATCGTCCCTGTCCCAGCCTCGAACTGAGGAAGAAAGGTAGAGAATAATTAAGAAATACAGCTGTCAGAGCGGTATAGTGATGTATCCATGAAATGTGCCCGAATTTGCTGTGAATTTGTTATGTAAATGGTCGATCATGCATCCGGAGTTGCTAATAAGTTAACGTTTAAGCGTTATAGGCAGCAAGCGACTCCAACGGTGGTTCTCAATCTGGTTGATGTAACTCATCCAACAACCATTCAATAAAAATCTGCATCACGACCAACCACTTATACATAATAGGATTCTGTCTCCGCAAGTGTGTGTGGAGCAAGGCGGCCCCCAAGGCTCTGAGATCGCCATCGGATTATCGCACACCTGTTCCGATGTTGTAGGATTCTTGAAGGATTCTCGAGAGCGCATATATGACCAGCCCGCAATATATAAAGTAGACGCCGGTCTGCTGCAATCTGGCAACTCTGTTTCCCGCCTAAATGCTAATATACCTATCCTcaattttcctttgtctcttATATATACTACTATCACCACAATTGCCGCAATTATCACAATCCCCCAGAGAGACCACAACCATGGTGAGCATAATCCGCGATCAGACGCCGGGGTGCTACGTGAATGCCGTCTCGGAACTGTTCGCCGAGAAAATACAACTGGGAGAATTCTTCAAACGATGCCTGGCGCATTTCGGGCCGGCAGAGCAGCGAGTTCATCATTTGCCTGATGACAGTTTGGCGAGCGACTTTGTGCGCCCGCTCATGTGGCATGGGAAGAGATTTGGTCCCATGGCAAGTGCAATTAAAATCTGCGAAACGGATCCTCtaattgcttctttttccggTAAGGGACTTTCTGAAGCTTCGTCTTTATTAGAGCGCATGGATTAACCTGCGACATGTGAGCCAACTAGGTGAGAAATTGGAGCCTTTCTTTTCGGCTTGCGCATCTGGACAAGCGGACATGGCTTCACTCCGATCAGGCAGCCCTACCGTGAGTGCAGCAGATGCCGATCGCCTCTTGACTCTGCCTCTATTCCGCCAAGCCATGTTCTTCACTGCATTGAATACCGGCAATCCTGGTCTAGCCATAAAGATCGCGGATGAAAAGCCCTTGGATTCTCCTCCACCGCCCGAAAATTGGCTTTTGAAAGAACACGTCaagttattttattaccCAGATGAACAGCAAGAAAAGATGCCACTCCGTGTTTGGGCTGCAGCTCTCAGGAACAAATGGACTCCGGTAGATAAAATGTTGCTTTTCGATGCTGCGCGTGGGGAGAACTCGGAAGAAAGCATCAATCTGTTGGACGCCATTGTCAAAGTAGACCCAAATTTTCTCGTCTCCGAAGATTGGTTCCAAAAGACCTCTCTTGAGTTTGCCATCCAATCTGGTACTCTGCAGGTACTTCAGCATCTATGGAAGTTGTACAAGGTGCCAGAAACAGAGCGACTCAAAGACGATCTGTTGATTGTGAACGCGGAAGGCAACAACACTGGGGGACTGACGATGCTTGGGTGGCTTCTAGATCAGGGACTAGATGTGAATTACAGAAGAGTCACGGAATCGGACGAGGAGGTGCCTTATTCAGGAGATCCACGAGAAACCGCTGAACGATGGTATGCGCACCAGCAGAGACCTCTTTCACGACGAAAGACTGCGCTTC
The sequence above is drawn from the Trichoderma breve strain T069 chromosome 5, whole genome shotgun sequence genome and encodes:
- a CDS encoding heterokaryon incompatibility protein (HET) domain-containing protein — its product is MLRFGLQHGARRLLTTSATRSKQVDLVCPICFDFGFSQTAFRGSVEDDASETAKSRPSSPKSEHSDNGNAKAIPGSPPKPTTPEAPQNSSMRSKIRSSMNLLTNSETMKHKYENKIEAIYTMPIDNDIVDARVYDLLEGQEPNFQEGGHEEAQSFVKAELIKNKSIPFKYWLEQPCPSHRNTGDQVAPCVTLRRGLHDYMMETSPGYAQRQELMRELGFVTTGGSSASQCLRIGHLGAGELPAHAWGVESFLKTGMKLEMTNASKADSLPIYRGLTVFERTVPSGNTASDEAFQKATNWFRECNDTHEDCLAGEILEMPDRVLDIAAEDTASGVKLIQTNGKKARYACLSHRWGKETSQATKQNVESLYNEVPWDYLSPTYQDSITFLRKFSKWHQDQYGEEIRYIWIDSLCIIQDSKSDWKKHSLKMSDIYSNSSITLVESHGLHTEKRLFQDSTARRGSKSSVSIQDAEVWKRAWVFQERLLSRRLLIFGPDELSWQCASHHKCECGLEELETQSDKLMKEWEDDIHIPLHSATWRLVVEEYSRLDYTYRSDTLFAIAGLAKNFNARLGGKKYFAGIWYNEYDELQGSEEAADWEPQAETALDLLWRLAYFKDAEREDLPEPAVPISWSWAYPECEIVYPFHDDEVINQYTLVASIGGAMNVPKLPDDHDQPRNWVMDDMYTEVPPSAIILAGPLWKTEVTAAPHLFTIQDTEYPEYTYFLGAMSAEILQESAVGRQIRQTRLIVTPPKDEGESNESAVNKMPQLVFYPDSTKTVITESFYCLPMASFKRLPIKATVKEKVVFAALVLEPVGHKANTEGYDPDLSHRDPSELVFRRVGLAYTTDGGWREEHDKMLEKMPANIVYIVQ